A single genomic interval of Clostridium facile harbors:
- a CDS encoding DUF4241 domain-containing protein, with protein sequence MSNFAELIADALDILKYDGAVQDTLAELRKKWGAQVPALLEERFDAVGVQYMKLPHEKGTAALGQELSAFGWALYNLDNEDEYLFVLIPEEERSELEHYCKKQGQYCHLMKQQGRKWGDYAKEQDPEALMPCEEYLLEDEHDYFFNSLAGDFAAGEWKSTHSEEWKYGCVVDLRCRPPKVTRSMSLCHFGDISYSDKTGLYAASKASASGMIGKALLCKNPNTLNFFEPSPIGYEGAPKSFYWTDHSLWVGDPQNATRITFTDRGTCQDVQNWPLPKDGWSGTYHCGITEDGLGRVYFSNEWYKGTIYRWADGQVTEHSFPLAGYDHLSESVPVPGTGCIYMIHSISDKGRIEECLLELDMDTGHCRIATLPGMGEDLKLRWFTDRWLLIQGNGEILSDDFAQLINMDTREILRIRPGMFGGEKMQHIGMLTDGTVVIVTLRNGIGPVFRYPTDFWSFLRTANKHYKLEPWWEYREMYPNLPFLLPSEASELLQERNDCPNAGNPLLRPQFNQLPKKEKQKLMERIAEHYNLKFLRIETFDRWGQLCTTGVFEQDGREFVFVPGDTITLGWEQFAVGLNQTGQEELDNIFQEIEYNDSPEEFIQKKMSPVRQAVIDPMLVGRKLEEIGWEQVEWEDSRLLPEWLESFQKFAATGQDNLTLVGHVRFKREGDNWQVWISHQVTYSNLQEWLWQKGFSLPTANEWSYLCGGGCRTLFPWGDGVDNAMHIHYFGEQDDDRSYDMKEPNFFGLSIGYDPYMREAVKANTFTTCGGDGGCNICGGMGPLIGYLPCSPHAKPEVQESGDLDNDYDFFRPIIRVVLETNQLSDKGEPNMPTTEWINKYKAIKDKLVCKIDLDAYFTEKVIGNMMVAVLDMGVVRFPTGTIFACDPLVELEDARPYFQTIPAGNYPVKICVVPSEQYGDRYACVKIVVSDKKPVRCELGMVGNEDLDEELEDGEYFGFDVDAGMGCIADIQLQKAFQVYWAKQLEENPDIDPYNDLFCDLLEENAKTHPKYQRKGGDWLLWTVPGTDCDLPIFASGWGDGVYPVYFGYDTENKVCGVYIHFIDITEAYEE encoded by the coding sequence ATGTCAAATTTTGCAGAACTAATAGCGGATGCGTTAGATATTTTGAAATATGATGGAGCCGTACAGGATACCTTGGCAGAATTACGGAAAAAATGGGGCGCACAGGTACCGGCGCTGCTTGAGGAACGCTTTGATGCCGTTGGCGTCCAATATATGAAATTGCCCCACGAAAAAGGGACGGCAGCCTTGGGACAGGAACTGTCTGCCTTCGGCTGGGCACTGTATAACCTGGACAATGAGGACGAGTATCTTTTTGTCCTGATTCCAGAGGAAGAACGCAGTGAATTGGAACACTACTGCAAAAAACAGGGGCAATATTGTCACCTGATGAAACAGCAGGGGCGAAAATGGGGTGACTATGCTAAGGAGCAAGACCCTGAGGCGCTGATGCCCTGCGAGGAATATCTCCTTGAGGACGAACACGACTATTTCTTCAATTCTCTGGCAGGGGATTTTGCGGCTGGGGAATGGAAAAGCACTCATTCCGAAGAATGGAAATATGGCTGTGTGGTGGATCTGCGCTGCCGTCCGCCTAAAGTGACTCGTTCTATGAGCCTATGCCATTTCGGGGATATTTCCTATTCGGATAAAACCGGGCTGTATGCCGCTTCAAAGGCCTCCGCAAGCGGAATGATCGGAAAGGCATTGCTATGCAAAAATCCCAATACCCTAAACTTTTTTGAGCCTTCTCCCATCGGATATGAGGGAGCGCCGAAATCTTTTTACTGGACAGATCATTCCCTCTGGGTGGGTGATCCCCAAAACGCCACACGGATCACCTTTACTGATCGAGGTACTTGTCAGGATGTGCAGAACTGGCCGCTGCCCAAGGATGGCTGGAGTGGCACCTATCACTGCGGCATCACGGAGGATGGTCTGGGTCGAGTGTACTTTTCCAATGAGTGGTATAAGGGAACTATTTACCGCTGGGCGGATGGTCAGGTGACTGAGCATTCTTTCCCTCTGGCTGGATATGATCACCTTTCTGAATCAGTTCCCGTCCCCGGTACAGGCTGTATCTATATGATTCACAGTATTAGCGATAAAGGTCGGATTGAGGAATGTTTGTTGGAGTTGGACATGGACACCGGGCACTGCCGTATTGCCACTTTGCCCGGTATGGGCGAGGATTTAAAATTGCGCTGGTTCACCGATAGATGGTTGCTGATACAGGGAAATGGAGAAATCCTTTCCGATGACTTTGCCCAACTCATCAACATGGATACCAGAGAGATATTACGTATCCGACCGGGAATGTTTGGCGGGGAAAAGATGCAGCACATCGGAATGCTTACCGATGGTACAGTGGTCATTGTCACCCTACGTAATGGTATAGGGCCGGTGTTCCGTTATCCTACCGACTTCTGGAGTTTCCTGCGGACGGCGAATAAGCACTACAAACTAGAACCTTGGTGGGAGTATCGGGAGATGTACCCAAATTTGCCCTTCCTTCTGCCAAGTGAGGCGTCAGAGTTGCTACAGGAGAGGAATGACTGCCCTAATGCAGGAAACCCACTACTTCGTCCTCAGTTCAATCAACTCCCTAAGAAGGAAAAACAGAAGCTGATGGAGCGGATAGCAGAGCATTATAACTTAAAATTTTTGCGAATAGAAACCTTTGACCGATGGGGACAGCTCTGTACCACTGGGGTTTTTGAACAGGATGGACGGGAGTTCGTTTTTGTTCCCGGCGATACCATTACTCTGGGTTGGGAGCAGTTTGCTGTAGGGCTGAATCAAACTGGACAGGAGGAATTGGACAACATTTTCCAGGAAATCGAATATAACGATTCTCCAGAGGAATTTATTCAAAAGAAAATGTCACCAGTACGCCAGGCGGTTATCGATCCTATGCTTGTTGGCCGGAAACTGGAGGAGATCGGATGGGAGCAGGTAGAATGGGAAGATTCCCGACTTCTTCCGGAGTGGCTGGAATCCTTCCAGAAATTTGCTGCTACTGGGCAGGATAACCTGACACTGGTGGGACACGTCCGCTTTAAACGAGAAGGGGACAATTGGCAGGTCTGGATCTCCCACCAGGTGACCTACTCCAATTTGCAGGAATGGCTATGGCAGAAGGGCTTCTCTCTACCAACAGCGAACGAGTGGTCCTATCTCTGTGGGGGTGGATGTCGCACCCTGTTTCCATGGGGAGATGGAGTGGATAATGCCATGCACATTCACTACTTTGGGGAACAAGATGATGACCGATCCTATGACATGAAAGAACCGAACTTCTTTGGTCTATCCATTGGCTATGATCCCTATATGAGGGAGGCAGTGAAGGCCAATACGTTTACTACCTGCGGTGGGGATGGCGGCTGTAATATCTGCGGAGGTATGGGACCGCTAATTGGATATCTGCCATGTTCCCCTCATGCCAAACCAGAGGTACAGGAGAGTGGAGATCTCGACAATGACTATGATTTCTTTCGTCCTATCATCCGGGTGGTGCTAGAGACAAATCAATTATCTGATAAAGGAGAACCTAATATGCCTACAACAGAATGGATAAATAAATACAAAGCAATTAAGGACAAGTTGGTCTGTAAGATCGACCTAGATGCCTATTTTACAGAAAAAGTTATCGGGAATATGATGGTAGCGGTGCTGGACATGGGTGTAGTCCGCTTTCCTACTGGAACGATCTTTGCCTGTGATCCACTGGTGGAGTTGGAAGATGCACGACCCTATTTCCAGACTATTCCAGCTGGGAATTACCCGGTGAAAATCTGTGTGGTACCCAGTGAACAATATGGTGACCGCTATGCTTGTGTTAAGATAGTTGTCAGCGATAAGAAGCCAGTCCGGTGTGAGTTGGGCATGGTGGGCAACGAGGATCTAGATGAAGAACTGGAAGATGGTGAATATTTCGGTTTTGATGTAGACGCTGGCATGGGTTGCATCGCAGATATCCAATTGCAGAAAGCCTTTCAAGTATACTGGGCGAAACAGCTGGAGGAGAACCCGGACATCGACCCATACAATGACCTGTTTTGTGATTTGCTGGAGGAGAACGCCAAAACACACCCTAAATACCAGAGAAAGGGCGGTGACTGGCTCCTCTGGACGGTGCCAGGGACGGACTGCGATCTCCCCATCTTTGCTTCCGGCTGGGGTGATGGCGTCTATCCAGTCTATTTTGGTTATGATACAGAGAATAAGGTATGTGGAGTATATATTCATTTCATTGATATTACAGAAGCCTATGAAGAATAA
- a CDS encoding TetR/AcrR family transcriptional regulator, protein MARKAYSEQEREQVRNALLTTVIQCIVDRGLIHSSIDVLCKKVGISKTFFYTFFPSKEELILEALRYQQPKLLQYARQLMKDPTLSWREGLRTFLETCAYGDKKGIAVLSIEEEQEVYRCLSQENFQIFREDQTKFFNNLLVIFGLSVDSIEPRLFGNLALSMMMVYKAIPNTMPFLFPEVAEDMVEFQINALLDEMQRVKERTNRVKENVQK, encoded by the coding sequence ATGGCGCGAAAAGCCTATTCTGAACAGGAGCGGGAGCAGGTACGGAATGCTTTGCTGACCACTGTGATCCAATGTATTGTGGATCGGGGGCTAATCCATAGTAGTATTGATGTCTTGTGTAAAAAAGTAGGTATCTCCAAGACCTTTTTCTACACCTTTTTTCCCTCTAAGGAAGAATTGATATTGGAGGCACTTCGGTATCAGCAACCCAAGTTACTGCAATATGCTAGACAGTTGATGAAAGATCCTACACTCAGTTGGCGTGAAGGTCTCCGGACTTTTTTAGAGACCTGCGCTTATGGTGACAAGAAGGGCATCGCCGTGCTGTCGATTGAAGAAGAACAAGAGGTTTACCGCTGCCTCTCTCAAGAAAATTTTCAGATATTCCGTGAGGATCAAACCAAATTCTTTAACAATCTACTGGTGATTTTTGGCCTTTCCGTGGACAGCATAGAACCAAGGCTCTTTGGAAACCTGGCCCTGTCCATGATGATGGTTTACAAGGCAATACCAAATACTATGCCCTTCCTGTTTCCAGAAGTGGCAGAGGATATGGTGGAGTTTCAAATCAATGCCCTGCTGGATGAAATGCAGCGGGTAAAAGAAAGAACAAATAGAGTGAAAGAAAATGTACAAAAATAA
- a CDS encoding manganese catalase family protein, producing the protein MFKHEKILFHPVAVERPNAQYAALLQEQLGGANGELKSAMQYMSQSFRIKDPEIKDLFLDIAAEELGHMEMVAQTINLLNGHDVDAKKVPAGEIESHVLLGLNPGLINASGYSWTADYVTVTGDLCADLLSNIASEQRAKVVYEYLYRQIDDKKVKETIDFLLNREEAHNAMFREAFNKVQNTGSNRDFGTTKAAKMYFSMSEPSPSENHFANTDVTPPSFN; encoded by the coding sequence ATGTTTAAACATGAAAAGATACTGTTTCATCCTGTGGCTGTAGAACGGCCAAACGCACAATATGCAGCTCTTCTTCAAGAACAGCTTGGAGGAGCAAATGGAGAATTAAAATCAGCTATGCAGTACATGTCACAAAGTTTCCGTATTAAAGATCCTGAAATTAAAGATTTGTTTCTAGATATTGCAGCGGAAGAACTGGGGCATATGGAAATGGTCGCACAGACTATTAATCTTTTAAATGGCCATGATGTAGATGCAAAAAAAGTGCCAGCGGGAGAAATCGAATCTCACGTACTTTTAGGCCTTAATCCAGGATTAATCAATGCGTCTGGCTATTCTTGGACAGCGGACTATGTGACAGTAACCGGAGATCTTTGTGCAGATCTTCTATCTAATATTGCATCTGAACAGAGAGCGAAAGTAGTCTATGAATATTTATATAGACAGATTGACGATAAAAAAGTAAAAGAAACCATAGACTTTCTTTTAAATCGTGAAGAAGCACATAACGCCATGTTCAGAGAAGCTTTTAATAAAGTACAAAATACTGGTTCAAATCGTGACTTTGGGACTACAAAAGCTGCCAAAATGTATTTTAGTATGTCAGAGCCATCACCTTCTGAAAATCATTTTGCAAATACAGATGTTACCCCACCGTCTTTCAATTAA
- a CDS encoding FIVAR domain-containing protein: MKSKKLLSILVAATMLSGIIAGAVPTVSAQDPQSDSFASKLESNYIDPDRKYSSELRWWIGEAANTDEVLLDEIQAQYDAGFRGVELCMQSDGNADDMTYAYGSDMWAHKWRLMMEKYLDLGMTVSLTSGTNWSTSNVPGLDPDSQEAMQCVTKGSVTVPAGTTLSTLTAPTKHRDVGKFLGAYAYKIVKEEVKEQTNWGQTTYYTVYEVDYDSMIDLSSQVTQGDTVWDQNLNWTAPADSNYVVFGMWMEGTAQSSSPSAETSYATNYFDARGVEALKTFWEEHYLNDPELNQKIMDGDVQLFMDSIEIRTGNGFCWWAEDFGDEFKARKGYDILPYIFLIEGACDSYWSNPYQPTAGKHSLANNDELTESIIVDYLDVMTELYMERMLIPLKEWLNSVGIETRAQISYGKPFEISEPEMAVDYPEAENRVMYNQIDYFRLWSGGAKLENKVLSSECSAQSNSQYAFSNQMHLMDAYSHYAAGFSRMIWHIWSAGYSYGENGEWPGWGSSFYRFGTREPSSRDYDEFNSHIGRIQQLMQTGVSRTDVGFIHNKWVQGLVDNGEGPDVTMNWMKAHQGVFYRSTELQDNGYSYDYFSPEFLYDDDVYFNEETQTIEKAGYKALVLYQSWLDVKGAERILDWAKKGLKVVIIDGAAERTPFNDGEEARLASIMEELKQLPTVRTAEIYDAPEGFDYMTTVGGAFKDGVYDALQELGVTPYAEYIEPNHQLLTQIRQDDDGNQYLYAYNYCDNEYHENSYIEEVQNEDHGTNIKTEIKMDGIYVPYMIDAWTGEVTEIADYYYDNGKTVFPIDLDYGNIALYAFEKVDTEKFHITDTNAQYSYTNENVPVIRATESGNYYATTNDGKNFNYNIEVPASYDITNWDVTVESWTPSENMLISEETIGDVHTINSKPDTDKTNINVKLDTLTTWDKIPEVGKEVSGLGHYKAIFNWDADAADGAYLNFGDTLNESMKVWINGVKVGGDISTNPSKLPQDVSENNKGVAEYTGGINWIKPIADIGEYLVDGENTIEIEYSSSLTNVQLSRGVIKPTDAIYNWFGYVLDYRSYGPEQAVIVPYNEVSLEEVQTDKGILNSVIQYAEAAKESGEYDNAIESVQKSFDAALENAKTVANNAGATQEEVNAAWKTLLNEIHKLGFVAGDKTELASLIEAANEINAELDRYVEAGKAEFTAALEAAQAVYQDGDAMQAEINQVADDLLNAMLNLRYKADKSILEDVLTEAGKVDANAYTAESYAALQAVVAEAKDVYNNENATQEEVDAAVTSVQTAIDKLVAVDGTPAETPTENNNTAGSQTGQESTTPKANAAKTGDFAPIAGMAALAIASITMAILKKKNK, encoded by the coding sequence TGAAGCAGCCAATACGGATGAAGTTTTATTAGATGAAATTCAGGCACAATATGACGCAGGATTCCGTGGGGTTGAGCTTTGTATGCAATCGGATGGAAATGCAGATGACATGACTTATGCTTACGGTTCCGATATGTGGGCTCATAAATGGAGATTGATGATGGAAAAATACCTGGATTTGGGTATGACAGTATCTCTTACTTCAGGAACTAACTGGTCTACCTCCAATGTTCCAGGGCTGGACCCGGATAGCCAGGAAGCTATGCAGTGTGTTACAAAAGGCAGTGTGACGGTTCCAGCAGGCACCACATTGTCTACTTTAACAGCTCCTACAAAGCATCGTGATGTTGGAAAATTCCTTGGTGCATATGCTTATAAAATTGTAAAAGAAGAAGTAAAGGAACAGACGAATTGGGGACAAACTACTTATTATACCGTTTATGAAGTAGATTACGATTCCATGATTGATTTATCCTCCCAAGTAACACAAGGGGATACTGTTTGGGATCAAAACTTAAATTGGACTGCTCCAGCGGATAGCAACTATGTTGTTTTTGGAATGTGGATGGAAGGTACTGCTCAGAGTTCCAGTCCTTCCGCGGAAACCTCTTACGCAACCAACTATTTTGATGCCAGAGGCGTGGAAGCATTGAAAACCTTCTGGGAAGAACATTATTTGAATGATCCAGAATTGAATCAGAAGATTATGGACGGCGATGTACAGTTATTCATGGACTCTATTGAAATCCGTACTGGTAACGGATTTTGCTGGTGGGCTGAAGATTTTGGTGATGAATTTAAAGCACGCAAAGGCTATGATATTCTGCCATATATCTTCTTAATAGAAGGTGCTTGCGATAGTTATTGGAGCAATCCATATCAGCCAACCGCAGGAAAACACAGCCTGGCAAACAATGATGAACTTACAGAAAGCATTATCGTTGACTACTTGGATGTTATGACTGAACTTTATATGGAACGGATGCTGATTCCATTAAAAGAATGGTTAAATTCTGTTGGTATCGAAACCCGTGCACAGATTTCTTATGGGAAACCATTTGAAATTTCAGAACCTGAAATGGCAGTGGATTATCCGGAAGCAGAAAACCGTGTTATGTATAACCAGATTGATTACTTCCGTCTCTGGTCCGGTGGCGCAAAACTGGAAAATAAGGTTCTTTCTTCCGAATGTAGCGCACAGAGCAATTCCCAGTATGCTTTTAGTAATCAAATGCACTTGATGGATGCTTATTCCCACTATGCTGCTGGATTTAGCCGCATGATTTGGCATATTTGGAGTGCTGGTTACAGCTATGGAGAAAATGGGGAATGGCCAGGTTGGGGTTCCAGCTTCTATCGTTTTGGTACAAGAGAACCTTCCTCCAGGGATTATGATGAATTTAACTCCCATATCGGCCGTATTCAACAATTGATGCAAACTGGTGTATCCCGTACCGATGTTGGATTTATCCACAATAAATGGGTACAAGGTTTGGTAGACAATGGAGAAGGCCCTGACGTTACAATGAACTGGATGAAAGCCCACCAAGGTGTTTTCTACCGTTCTACTGAATTGCAGGATAATGGCTATTCCTACGATTATTTCAGCCCAGAATTCCTGTATGATGATGACGTTTATTTCAATGAAGAAACCCAAACCATTGAAAAAGCCGGTTATAAAGCACTTGTTCTGTACCAGAGCTGGCTAGATGTCAAAGGTGCGGAAAGAATTTTGGATTGGGCGAAAAAAGGATTAAAAGTTGTTATTATCGACGGCGCTGCAGAACGGACACCTTTCAATGATGGCGAAGAGGCAAGGTTAGCTTCGATTATGGAAGAACTAAAACAGCTACCAACCGTTCGTACCGCGGAAATCTATGATGCTCCAGAAGGATTTGACTATATGACTACCGTTGGCGGCGCATTTAAAGATGGCGTTTACGATGCGTTGCAAGAACTTGGAGTCACTCCTTACGCTGAATATATAGAACCAAACCATCAACTGTTAACTCAAATCCGTCAAGATGATGATGGCAACCAATATTTGTACGCATATAATTATTGTGACAATGAATATCATGAAAATAGCTACATTGAAGAGGTTCAGAATGAAGACCATGGAACCAATATCAAAACAGAAATTAAAATGGATGGTATTTATGTTCCATATATGATAGATGCGTGGACAGGTGAAGTAACCGAAATAGCAGATTACTATTATGACAATGGCAAGACAGTATTCCCAATTGATCTTGATTATGGCAATATTGCACTATATGCATTTGAAAAAGTGGATACTGAGAAATTCCATATTACAGATACCAATGCTCAGTATAGCTATACAAATGAAAATGTTCCAGTAATCCGTGCTACCGAGAGTGGAAACTACTATGCAACTACCAATGATGGCAAGAACTTTAACTATAATATAGAAGTTCCAGCATCTTATGATATCACAAACTGGGATGTAACTGTAGAATCCTGGACTCCTAGCGAGAACATGCTCATAAGTGAAGAAACGATTGGAGATGTTCATACCATCAACAGTAAACCAGATACCGATAAAACAAATATCAATGTGAAACTTGATACCTTAACAACCTGGGATAAAATTCCGGAAGTTGGTAAAGAGGTTTCTGGATTAGGTCACTATAAAGCAATCTTTAACTGGGATGCGGATGCTGCTGACGGTGCTTACCTGAACTTTGGAGATACTTTGAACGAAAGCATGAAAGTTTGGATTAACGGTGTAAAAGTTGGTGGTGATATCAGTACTAATCCATCGAAACTACCACAAGATGTTAGTGAGAATAACAAAGGCGTAGCCGAGTATACCGGCGGTATCAACTGGATTAAACCAATTGCTGATATCGGTGAATATTTAGTAGATGGTGAAAATACCATTGAAATTGAATATAGTTCCAGCTTGACCAACGTTCAGTTGAGCAGAGGCGTGATTAAGCCGACAGATGCAATCTACAACTGGTTTGGTTATGTGCTTGACTATCGTTCTTATGGTCCAGAACAAGCGGTGATTGTTCCATACAATGAGGTTTCTTTGGAAGAAGTTCAGACAGATAAAGGTATTTTGAACTCTGTGATTCAATACGCAGAAGCTGCCAAAGAAAGTGGCGAATATGATAACGCCATTGAAAGTGTACAGAAATCCTTTGACGCTGCTTTAGAAAATGCAAAAACAGTAGCAAACAATGCTGGGGCTACCCAGGAAGAAGTGAACGCAGCATGGAAAACCTTGCTGAATGAAATCCATAAATTAGGATTTGTAGCTGGGGATAAAACAGAACTGGCTTCACTGATAGAAGCAGCAAATGAAATCAATGCAGAACTTGACCGTTATGTGGAAGCAGGCAAAGCGGAATTCACCGCAGCATTAGAAGCGGCACAGGCAGTATACCAAGATGGCGATGCCATGCAAGCAGAAATCAACCAAGTAGCGGATGATTTATTAAATGCAATGCTGAACCTGAGATACAAAGCAGATAAGTCCATCCTAGAAGATGTTCTTACAGAAGCAGGTAAAGTGGACGCAAACGCATACACAGCAGAAAGCTACGCAGCATTACAAGCGGTAGTAGCAGAAGCAAAGGATGTATACAACAATGAAAACGCAACTCAGGAAGAAGTAGATGCAGCAGTAACAAGTGTACAAACAGCAATAGATAAGCTGGTAGCAGTAGATGGAACCCCTGCTGAAACTCCAACGGAAAACAATAATACAGCTGGAAGCCAGACAGGACAGGAATCTACCACACCAAAAGCAAACGCGGCGAAAACAGGCGATTTTGCACCAATTGCTGGAATGGCAGCATTGGCAATTGCAAGTATTACAATGGCAATTTTGAAAAAGAAAAATAAATAG